A genomic segment from Candidatus Omnitrophota bacterium encodes:
- a CDS encoding 3-isopropylmalate dehydratase small subunit translates to MKLKGRAHKFGDNVNTDEIIPARYLNTIDPAILSRHCMEDADPDFVNKVEKGDIIVAGSNFGCGSSREHAPIAIKASGISCVIARSFARIFYRNAINIGLPILENGQLPGDIQTGDIIEIDLAAGRIYEPKKDKAYITQPFPEFMQRIVSAGGLMQCLKPEKGAQDTL, encoded by the coding sequence ATGAAGCTCAAAGGCAGGGCGCATAAGTTTGGCGATAATGTGAATACGGACGAAATAATTCCGGCGCGCTATCTCAATACCATTGATCCTGCCATACTAAGCAGGCATTGCATGGAAGACGCTGATCCTGATTTTGTCAATAAGGTTGAAAAAGGGGACATCATAGTGGCAGGCAGTAATTTTGGCTGTGGTTCATCAAGGGAACACGCCCCTATTGCCATAAAGGCGTCGGGCATATCCTGTGTTATAGCCCGCAGTTTTGCCAGGATATTTTACCGTAACGCCATTAACATAGGACTACCTATCCTTGAAAACGGGCAATTGCCGGGCGATATTCAAACAGGCGATATTATTGAGATAGACCTTGCCGCAGGCAGGATATATGAGCCTAAAAAAGACAAGGCATATATTACACAGCCTTTTCCGGAATTTATGCAGAGGATAGTATCCGCGGGCGGGCTAATGCAATGCTTAAAACCCGAGAAAGGCGCGCAAGATACGCTTTAA
- the leuC gene encoding 3-isopropylmalate dehydratase large subunit: MRQTITEKILARHYAKKRVEPGEFINAKVDLCLGNDITAPLAISEFEKAGIADPWDKNRIALVPDHFTPNKDAMSARQCKVLQVFAKKHCIRHYFEQGRVGVEHALLPEAGLTGPGDLIIGADSHTCTYGALGAFSTGVGSTDLASVMATGRCWFKVPQSMKFIYKGRMQKWSGGKDIILFTIGKIGVDGANYKAMEFTGPVIRGLSMDDRFSMCNMAIEAGGKNGIIAPDEKTRAYIKQAMGRRYLSYAARWSYLFSDKEACYSDSYEWDMSAVEPQVACPHLPSNVKGVSALKKVSIDQSVIGSCTNGRISDLRIAARILKGKKVNSRVRLIVIPATQNIYKQALEEGLLEVFTKSGAVVETPTCGPCLGGHAGILAEGEVAIATTNRNFVGRMGSPKSFVYLANPAVAAASAVKARITHPAEVV; the protein is encoded by the coding sequence ATGAGACAAACCATAACGGAAAAGATCTTAGCCAGGCATTACGCGAAGAAAAGGGTTGAGCCGGGCGAATTTATTAACGCGAAAGTTGATTTGTGCCTTGGGAATGACATCACCGCGCCCCTGGCCATATCGGAGTTTGAGAAGGCCGGCATTGCTGATCCCTGGGACAAAAACAGGATAGCCCTTGTGCCTGATCATTTTACGCCCAACAAAGACGCGATGAGCGCCAGGCAATGCAAGGTATTGCAGGTTTTTGCCAAGAAACATTGCATAAGGCATTATTTTGAACAGGGCAGGGTAGGCGTGGAGCACGCGCTTTTACCGGAAGCGGGCTTAACAGGGCCCGGAGACCTTATAATCGGAGCTGATTCGCATACGTGCACATACGGCGCTCTTGGAGCTTTTTCCACGGGAGTAGGTTCTACCGATCTGGCTTCTGTGATGGCCACGGGCAGGTGCTGGTTCAAGGTCCCGCAGTCTATGAAATTCATATACAAAGGCAGAATGCAGAAATGGTCCGGCGGCAAGGACATTATATTATTTACTATAGGAAAGATAGGAGTTGACGGGGCAAACTACAAGGCTATGGAATTTACCGGCCCTGTTATACGCGGCCTGTCTATGGATGATAGATTTTCCATGTGCAATATGGCCATAGAGGCAGGCGGCAAAAACGGGATAATAGCCCCGGACGAAAAAACGCGCGCGTATATAAAACAGGCCATGGGCAGGCGTTATTTATCGTATGCCGCTCGTTGGTCATATCTATTCTCCGATAAAGAGGCTTGTTATTCCGATAGCTATGAATGGGACATGTCGGCTGTGGAGCCTCAAGTCGCCTGTCCGCATCTGCCCAGTAACGTTAAAGGTGTTAGCGCCCTTAAAAAGGTATCAATAGACCAGTCTGTTATCGGTTCGTGCACTAATGGCAGGATATCCGATCTCCGGATAGCTGCCAGGATATTAAAAGGTAAAAAAGTCAATTCCCGTGTCAGGCTGATTGTGATACCTGCCACGCAAAATATATATAAACAGGCCCTGGAAGAAGGCCTTTTGGAGGTTTTTACAAAGTCGGGAGCTGTTGTTGAAACGCCCACCTGCGGACCATGCCTTGGGGGGCACGCCGGCATACTCGCCGAAGGCGAGGTGGCCATAGCCACGACAAACAGGAATTTTGTAGGAAGGATGGGCAGTCCTAAGAGTTTTGTGTACCTGGCAAATCCGGCTGTCGCCGCGGCAAGCGCCGTCAAGGCAAGAATTACCCATCCGGCAGAGGTTGTTTAA
- a CDS encoding N-acetyltransferase codes for MKTIIRKAYIKEVPVIQGLIGCFAKKDLMLQRSLIELYENIRDYFVAVNGRNIIGCCALHICWENLAEVKALAVDENWHKKDIGTTLVKQALKEARSLDIKKVFCLTYAPKFFVKLGFKNIDRKLLPHKIWTECLQCAKFPNCDEQAMMTRI; via the coding sequence ATGAAAACGATAATTAGGAAGGCCTATATAAAAGAAGTGCCCGTTATCCAGGGGCTTATCGGTTGTTTCGCTAAAAAAGACCTTATGCTCCAGAGGTCTCTTATTGAATTGTATGAAAATATCAGGGATTATTTTGTGGCGGTTAATGGCCGTAATATAATAGGCTGTTGCGCTTTGCACATATGCTGGGAGAATCTCGCTGAAGTAAAGGCTCTTGCCGTTGACGAAAACTGGCACAAGAAGGATATAGGGACGACACTTGTGAAACAGGCCTTAAAAGAAGCGCGTTCGCTTGACATTAAGAAGGTTTTTTGCCTGACATACGCGCCGAAATTTTTTGTTAAATTGGGTTTTAAAAATATAGACAGAAAATTGCTTCCTCATAAGATATGGACGGAGTGCCTGCAATGCGCGAAGTTTCCGAATTGCGACGAGCAAGCCATGATGACCCGCATTTGA
- a CDS encoding dipeptide/oligopeptide/nickel ABC transporter ATP-binding protein, protein METIVEVVGVSKKYKDRQALAPVSFSIGYGQTVGLSGRSGSGKTTLAKIVCGLIRPSEGSVLFRGEDISKFKKTGWKKFRQKVQIVFQDPLASLDPKMTIGQSLSEPIIINRYPGKMRLAFQIRSLLKKVGLDYEIINCYPHQISGGQRQRVNIARALAAGPKLLICDEPLSSLDLPSQINILKLLCGLRSLENLAMLFISHDADSINAVSDKIIRL, encoded by the coding sequence ATGGAAACTATAGTAGAGGTTGTGGGCGTATCAAAAAAATATAAAGACAGGCAGGCCCTGGCTCCGGTAAGTTTTAGTATCGGTTATGGCCAGACCGTGGGCTTATCAGGCAGGTCCGGCAGTGGCAAGACTACGTTGGCGAAGATAGTCTGCGGCCTTATCAGGCCCAGCGAAGGCAGTGTCTTGTTTAGAGGCGAAGACATATCCAAATTTAAAAAAACCGGTTGGAAAAAATTCAGGCAGAAGGTCCAGATTGTTTTTCAGGACCCTTTGGCCAGCCTTGATCCTAAAATGACCATAGGCCAAAGCCTGTCCGAACCTATTATAATAAATAGATATCCCGGAAAAATGAGATTGGCGTTTCAGATAAGGTCCTTGTTAAAAAAAGTCGGTTTGGATTATGAAATTATCAACTGCTACCCTCACCAGATTTCCGGAGGGCAAAGACAGCGCGTAAATATAGCCAGGGCGCTCGCGGCAGGGCCCAAACTGCTTATCTGTGACGAACCATTGTCATCGCTTGACCTTCCGTCGCAGATTAATATCCTTAAACTGCTTTGCGGGTTAAGGAGCCTGGAGAATCTGGCCATGCTTTTTATATCGCACGATGCCGATAGCATTAACGCCGTATCAGACAAAATCATACGCCTGTAA
- a CDS encoding ABC transporter ATP-binding protein, giving the protein MIRINDLTVCYSRGRRRTEAPIPVVDGVSLKIPDKSIFALIGESGSGKTTLGLAMTRLIDAGEGSIMRGSVVMDGDNILRLTEEKLRNIRGGKISYVFQEPASAFNPVMTIGRQIDEVLLAHEITGRGQARCLTLEALRAARLEDAKRVYEAYPHQLSGGMKQRAAIAMAIAAGPRLLIADEPTTALDIDTEREILDLLLSLRASMHFSVLLITHNIRIAKGIADEAAVMHKGRIVESGPADTVFRFPRHEYTKLLVLSTPKNFVAE; this is encoded by the coding sequence ATGATACGAATAAACGATTTAACAGTTTGTTACAGCCGCGGCAGGCGCCGGACAGAAGCGCCGATTCCTGTTGTTGATGGCGTCAGCTTGAAGATACCGGACAAAAGTATTTTTGCCTTGATAGGAGAATCGGGCAGTGGCAAGACAACATTGGGCCTTGCCATGACAAGGTTAATAGATGCCGGCGAAGGCAGTATAATGAGGGGCAGTGTGGTTATGGATGGAGATAATATATTAAGGTTAACCGAAGAAAAACTGCGTAATATCAGGGGCGGTAAGATATCATATGTATTCCAGGAACCCGCATCCGCCTTTAATCCTGTTATGACAATAGGCCGGCAGATTGATGAGGTCCTGTTAGCCCATGAGATAACCGGCAGGGGCCAGGCCAGGTGCCTGACATTGGAGGCTCTACGCGCTGCCAGGCTTGAAGACGCGAAGCGTGTTTACGAAGCATACCCGCACCAGCTTTCAGGCGGCATGAAACAGCGCGCGGCAATAGCCATGGCAATAGCAGCCGGGCCCAGGCTTCTGATAGCGGATGAACCGACCACTGCTCTGGACATTGATACCGAAAGAGAAATACTGGATCTGCTTTTATCGCTTCGCGCCAGTATGCATTTTTCGGTATTGCTTATTACGCATAATATCCGGATAGCCAAAGGCATAGCGGATGAAGCCGCTGTTATGCATAAAGGCAGGATCGTTGAGTCGGGGCCGGCGGACACAGTATTCAGGTTTCCGAGGCACGAATACACGAAACTACTGGTTCTATCCACGCCTAAAAATTTTGTAGCAGAATAG
- a CDS encoding ABC transporter permease: MTNNLMITGIVMVGVLAVMVLLAPVICRHDPVSINIERALLAPSKAHIFGTDYLGRDIFSRVIYGGRVSMLTGLVAIIIALIIGLVVGSIAGYYGGITDLALMGIVDIMLCFPAFFIVLAVVAMLEPGIINIMVIIGLTSWMPVARLVRAEILSLKNREFILVSKAFGSSSARIIFRHLIPNAIAPVLVSAVFGVAGAVLLESSLSFLGLGIQPPSPSWGNILMEGKASLGACWWPTVFPGLFILITVLGFNMIGEGLREHFMPYKI; this comes from the coding sequence ATGACAAATAACCTGATGATAACAGGCATAGTAATGGTAGGTGTCCTTGCCGTTATGGTATTGCTGGCCCCGGTCATATGCCGTCATGACCCGGTCAGTATTAATATTGAAAGAGCTCTCCTGGCGCCTTCAAAAGCCCATATATTCGGGACAGATTATCTGGGAAGAGATATTTTCAGCAGAGTCATATATGGCGGCAGGGTATCCATGCTGACAGGCCTTGTGGCAATAATAATCGCGCTTATCATAGGGCTTGTTGTAGGTTCAATAGCCGGATATTACGGCGGCATAACAGACCTCGCGCTTATGGGTATTGTGGATATTATGCTGTGTTTTCCGGCGTTTTTTATTGTTCTTGCAGTTGTTGCTATGCTTGAACCCGGTATAATAAATATTATGGTCATAATAGGGTTGACAAGCTGGATGCCTGTTGCCAGGCTTGTCCGCGCGGAGATATTAAGCCTGAAAAACAGGGAGTTCATCCTGGTTTCAAAGGCCTTTGGCTCAAGCAGTGCCAGGATAATATTCAGGCATCTTATTCCTAACGCGATAGCGCCTGTTTTAGTAAGCGCGGTGTTTGGTGTTGCCGGGGCGGTATTACTGGAATCGTCATTGAGTTTTTTAGGCTTAGGTATTCAGCCGCCGTCTCCCAGTTGGGGCAATATCCTTATGGAGGGTAAGGCATCTTTGGGGGCCTGCTGGTGGCCTACGGTGTTTCCAGGGTTATTTATATTGATTACCGTATTAGGTTTTAATATGATCGGAGAAGGCTTGCGGGAGCATTTTATGCCTTATAAGATATGA
- a CDS encoding ABC transporter permease, with protein sequence MRRYIIRRIILAIPTIIGITLISFIVIHLAPGNPVDGMTMLDPKASSFELKQKLMAQYGLDSPIHKQYLNWVRRIINFDFGVSYRDGQKVMVKIAERAPITLFINGLSVLLILLIAIPIGAAGAVKCNGLFDRLTTIIVFIGFAFPGFWLALLLMSFFGIRLGWLPIQGIVSLDFDTLTMAGKAADIARHLALPVFVSCAGGIAGMSRYVRNSMLEVLRKDYIKMARAKGLKERDVIYKHALKNAILPVITILGLAVPGLIGGSVIFESVFGIPGMGRLFYESAMSRDYPVIMAVLVIGALLTLAGNILADIVYSLADPRVKYDK encoded by the coding sequence ATGAGGCGTTATATAATCAGGCGTATTATATTGGCTATTCCGACGATCATTGGCATTACCTTGATATCGTTTATTGTCATACACCTTGCCCCGGGTAATCCTGTTGACGGCATGACAATGCTTGACCCAAAGGCTTCGTCGTTTGAGCTCAAACAGAAGCTTATGGCGCAATACGGGCTTGACAGCCCTATCCATAAGCAGTATCTGAACTGGGTAAGGCGTATTATTAATTTTGATTTTGGCGTATCGTACAGAGACGGACAGAAGGTTATGGTAAAGATAGCGGAGCGCGCGCCGATTACCCTGTTTATCAACGGGTTATCTGTCCTGCTTATTCTGCTTATTGCTATACCCATTGGCGCGGCCGGAGCCGTAAAGTGTAATGGTTTATTTGACCGGCTTACGACAATAATTGTTTTCATTGGATTTGCGTTTCCCGGTTTTTGGCTGGCCCTGCTTCTGATGTCTTTTTTCGGTATCAGGCTTGGATGGCTGCCGATACAAGGTATTGTCTCGCTTGATTTTGATACTCTTACAATGGCAGGCAAGGCGGCTGATATAGCCAGGCATCTTGCCTTGCCGGTTTTTGTCTCTTGCGCGGGGGGAATAGCGGGCATGAGCAGATATGTCAGGAACAGCATGCTGGAGGTCCTGCGAAAGGATTATATCAAAATGGCCCGGGCCAAAGGGCTTAAGGAAAGAGATGTGATATACAAACACGCGCTTAAAAATGCGATATTACCTGTTATAACAATATTGGGCCTTGCAGTGCCCGGGCTTATAGGAGGCAGTGTTATATTTGAATCTGTTTTCGGTATCCCCGGCATGGGCAGGTTATTTTATGAATCCGCAATGAGCAGGGACTATCCTGTTATTATGGCAGTTCTCGTTATAGGGGCATTGCTTACATTAGCCGGCAATATCCTGGCAGACATAGTATATTCATTGGCAGACCCGAGGGTAAAATATGACAAATAA
- a CDS encoding peptide-binding protein, which translates to MLRSLKRYLARPLVFLAAFLLPCLFGCSLKSAGIDYAPDNLPANGDCLVTASIADPITLIPIVASDSVSHELCSLLYNGLVRYDKDLNIIGDLCLSWEMSRDGGEITFILRDGVKWHDGAPFTAEDVLFTYQSLIDPKTKTAYSGDFNRIESFRVINPYKIKISYYSPFAPALSSWTMPIIPRHILQNEDLSLTKFARQPVGTGAYKFVKWITGQQIILKANEDYFKKRPYIDYYIYRVIPDPSTMFLELQAGGIDFMGLSPLQYKRQTQNDYFRACFNKYSYSSSGYTYLGYNLRDIKFKDKRVRQALDLAVDKQSIIDGALLGLGRICTGPFLPGSWAYNKDIIPRPRDITAALRLLAQAGWSDTDGDGVIDKDGVDFEFCLLINQGNNLREYAAQMIQQQLKEAGIVMRIKPMEWSVLLGEFINKKKFEAVLMGWGLSPDPDCLDIWHSSKTREGEFNFISYKNEEVDYLFDQGRLIIDRPARARVYHRIHSILHEEQPYMFLWVEDSLPIIHKRFKNIKPSLSGIRHNFTEWYVPEEQQKYGPRQKVLL; encoded by the coding sequence ATGTTGCGTAGCTTAAAGCGTTATCTGGCAAGACCGCTGGTTTTTTTGGCGGCTTTTTTATTGCCGTGCCTTTTCGGATGTTCATTAAAAAGCGCGGGCATAGATTATGCCCCGGACAATTTACCCGCCAACGGAGATTGCCTTGTTACAGCGTCTATTGCCGACCCCATAACCCTTATCCCTATCGTAGCCTCGGATTCAGTTTCCCACGAGCTGTGTTCTCTTTTATATAATGGCCTTGTAAGATATGATAAAGATCTCAATATAATCGGAGATCTTTGCCTGTCCTGGGAAATGAGCCGTGACGGAGGCGAGATTACTTTTATCCTGCGCGATGGCGTGAAATGGCATGACGGCGCGCCGTTTACCGCCGAAGATGTTCTTTTTACATACCAGAGCCTTATTGACCCTAAGACTAAAACGGCCTACTCCGGAGATTTCAATAGAATAGAGTCATTCAGGGTGATTAACCCCTATAAGATAAAAATTTCTTATTACAGCCCTTTTGCCCCAGCCTTGTCTTCATGGACTATGCCTATTATCCCAAGGCATATCCTGCAGAATGAAGATTTGAGCCTGACAAAGTTTGCCCGCCAGCCCGTCGGTACAGGGGCGTATAAATTCGTGAAATGGATTACCGGACAGCAGATTATTTTAAAGGCCAATGAGGACTATTTCAAGAAAAGGCCTTATATTGATTATTATATATACAGGGTGATACCCGATCCGTCTACGATGTTTCTTGAGCTTCAGGCCGGAGGGATTGATTTTATGGGCCTTAGCCCTTTGCAATACAAGAGACAGACGCAAAATGATTATTTTCGGGCATGTTTTAATAAATACAGCTATTCTTCATCCGGTTATACCTATTTAGGTTATAATCTGCGCGATATAAAGTTCAAAGATAAAAGAGTGCGCCAGGCGCTGGATTTGGCAGTTGACAAACAGAGTATCATTGACGGTGCATTGCTTGGCCTTGGCAGGATATGCACAGGGCCCTTTTTGCCTGGCTCGTGGGCGTATAATAAAGATATAATTCCCAGGCCCAGGGACATAACCGCGGCTTTAAGGCTTTTGGCCCAGGCAGGCTGGTCTGACACGGACGGAGACGGCGTCATAGATAAAGATGGTGTGGATTTTGAATTTTGCCTGCTTATTAATCAGGGTAATAACCTTAGGGAATACGCGGCGCAGATGATACAGCAGCAATTAAAAGAGGCGGGCATTGTTATGAGAATAAAGCCGATGGAGTGGAGTGTTTTGTTGGGCGAGTTTATTAATAAAAAAAAGTTTGAGGCAGTTCTCATGGGTTGGGGGCTATCCCCTGATCCGGATTGCCTTGATATATGGCACTCATCAAAGACCAGGGAAGGAGAATTTAATTTCATAAGTTATAAAAATGAAGAGGTTGACTATCTGTTTGACCAGGGCAGGCTTATCATTGACCGGCCTGCCAGGGCTCGGGTGTATCACAGAATCCATTCTATACTGCATGAGGAACAACCGTATATGTTTTTATGGGTTGAGGACAGCCTGCCGATTATCCACAAACGTTTTAAAAATATTAAACCGTCGCTTTCGGGCATAAGGCATAATTTTACCGAATGGTATGTTCCCGAAGAGCAGCAAAAGTACGGCCCAAGGCAAAAGGTATTACTATGA
- the secG gene encoding preprotein translocase subunit SecG yields the protein MYILVLVVHIIVSFVLVGVILLQTGKGGGLAETFGGGGSSQMTIFGQKAGAFLTKATEVSAILFLCTSLALAFLSGRRQKSIMDSVKTIPVTASDTLDSSGQKTDIDKNARIEPQTGNQPDASK from the coding sequence ATGTATATATTAGTACTTGTTGTGCATATAATTGTTTCATTTGTCCTTGTTGGCGTTATACTGCTTCAGACCGGAAAAGGCGGCGGGCTTGCCGAGACATTCGGCGGAGGCGGAAGTTCGCAAATGACCATATTCGGGCAGAAGGCGGGAGCTTTTCTTACAAAGGCGACCGAGGTAAGCGCTATACTTTTTTTATGCACGTCGCTTGCTCTGGCCTTTTTATCGGGCAGGAGGCAGAAGTCTATTATGGACAGCGTAAAAACCATACCGGTTACCGCGTCGGATACACTGGATAGTTCCGGGCAAAAAACCGACATTGATAAGAATGCCCGAATAGAACCGCAGACAGGCAATCAGCCCGATGCGTCAAAATAG
- the tpiA gene encoding triose-phosphate isomerase has product MRKPIIAGNWKMFNTIKEAVDLVNGLKRELCSTDSVDIVVCPAFTSLSDVREILIDSNIKLGAQDMYWEKKGAFTGEVSADMLKDAGCEYVIIGHSERRQYFHETNSDVNKKIKAALEAGLKPIVCVGETLNQREQGKAFDVIKDHVQNALEGIKSDSMKNIVFAYEPVWAIGTGKTATPEIAQQVHAHIRKMLGGMFNDSIAQETRIQYGGSVKPDNIRELMNEQDIDGALVGGASLKADSFSAIVKGAV; this is encoded by the coding sequence ATGAGAAAACCTATTATTGCCGGTAACTGGAAGATGTTTAACACGATAAAAGAGGCTGTGGACCTGGTCAACGGGCTTAAGCGTGAACTTTGCAGCACGGACTCTGTTGACATTGTAGTTTGCCCCGCATTTACGTCATTATCTGATGTGCGCGAAATACTTATTGATTCAAACATCAAGCTTGGCGCGCAGGATATGTACTGGGAAAAGAAAGGGGCTTTTACCGGAGAGGTTTCAGCCGATATGCTTAAGGACGCCGGCTGTGAATATGTGATAATCGGCCATTCCGAGAGAAGGCAGTATTTTCATGAAACAAATTCTGATGTCAATAAAAAGATAAAGGCGGCGCTTGAAGCCGGACTAAAGCCCATTGTGTGCGTCGGAGAAACCCTCAACCAGCGTGAGCAGGGCAAGGCATTTGATGTGATAAAAGACCATGTCCAAAACGCGCTTGAAGGTATAAAATCCGATAGTATGAAGAATATAGTTTTCGCGTATGAGCCTGTTTGGGCCATTGGCACGGGCAAGACCGCGACTCCGGAAATCGCCCAGCAGGTCCATGCCCATATCAGAAAGATGCTTGGAGGGATGTTTAATGACAGCATTGCTCAGGAGACAAGAATACAATACGGCGGCAGTGTCAAGCCTGATAATATCAGAGAGCTCATGAACGAGCAGGACATAGACGGCGCTTTAGTAGGAGGAGCAAGCCTGAAGGCTGATTCGTTTAGCGCTATCGTGAAAGGAGCGGTGTAA
- a CDS encoding phosphoglycerate kinase has protein sequence MNKKSVRDVDFAAKRVLMRVDFNVPLDKQQNVTDDNRIRAALPTIQYILSKGGRLVLMSHLGRPKGEVKPEYSLKPCAKSLSALLNKPVKVLDDCVGEKVEKAVSGMSNGDVVLLENLRFHKEETDNDKVFSKRLAGLGDIFVNDAFGTCHRAHASTEGVTHYLESVSGLLVEKEIEYFQKVVTSPDKPFVFLLGGAKVADKIPVIENMMEKADAIIIGGAMAYTFMKTRGIDVGSSRVEQDMVETARVILRKAEKRKVEIILPIDHIVTDDIEKASNVKTTAGESIDKGFMAVDIGPKTIDLFIVKLRPARTIVWNGPVGIFENDKFAHGTRSLAKAIAGLNCVSVIGGGDTAAAVAKFGFSGKMSHISTGGGASLEYLEGKILPGIAALSDK, from the coding sequence ATGAATAAAAAATCCGTAAGGGATGTTGATTTCGCGGCAAAACGCGTTTTGATGAGGGTTGATTTCAATGTTCCGCTGGATAAACAGCAAAACGTAACGGATGATAACAGGATAAGGGCCGCATTGCCTACTATCCAATATATATTGTCAAAAGGCGGCAGGCTTGTCCTGATGAGCCATCTCGGCAGGCCCAAGGGTGAGGTAAAACCGGAATACAGTTTAAAGCCGTGCGCCAAATCGTTAAGCGCTTTATTAAATAAGCCTGTAAAGGTCCTGGACGACTGCGTTGGTGAAAAGGTAGAAAAGGCCGTTTCAGGCATGTCAAACGGCGACGTGGTATTGCTTGAGAACCTAAGGTTCCATAAGGAAGAGACTGATAATGATAAGGTGTTTTCCAAAAGACTGGCGGGATTAGGGGACATTTTTGTAAATGACGCCTTTGGAACATGCCACCGGGCCCATGCCTCAACAGAAGGTGTTACGCATTATCTTGAGTCTGTTTCGGGCCTTCTTGTTGAAAAAGAGATAGAATATTTTCAGAAGGTTGTTACCAGCCCTGATAAGCCTTTTGTGTTTTTGCTCGGAGGCGCCAAGGTAGCTGATAAAATACCCGTCATTGAGAACATGATGGAGAAGGCGGACGCAATTATTATAGGCGGCGCTATGGCATATACTTTTATGAAGACACGCGGCATTGATGTGGGTTCTTCGCGGGTTGAACAGGACATGGTTGAAACTGCCAGGGTTATTCTGCGCAAGGCCGAAAAAAGAAAAGTAGAGATTATACTTCCAATAGACCACATTGTAACCGATGATATAGAAAAGGCTTCTAATGTGAAGACGACAGCAGGCGAATCCATTGATAAGGGATTTATGGCTGTTGACATAGGCCCTAAGACCATAGACTTGTTTATTGTTAAACTGCGTCCTGCCAGGACCATTGTCTGGAACGGGCCTGTAGGTATATTTGAGAACGATAAATTTGCCCACGGGACAAGGTCCCTTGCCAAGGCGATAGCGGGCTTAAACTGCGTTTCTGTTATAGGCGGCGGTGATACAGCGGCGGCAGTAGCCAAGTTTGGGTTTTCCGGCAAGATGTCTCATATCTCAACCGGCGGCGGCGCTTCGTTGGAATATCTTGAAGGCAAGATTTTGCCGGGAATAGCAGCGCTTTCAGATAAATAA
- the gap gene encoding type I glyceraldehyde-3-phosphate dehydrogenase — MAIKVGINGFGRIGRNVFRSAIEGKVKDIEFVAVNDLTDAKTLAHLLKYDSNFGIFPSNVSVESDAIVVDGKKLQVFAQKDPAQIPWGKLGVDVVLESTGIFRDAEKTQKHIAAGAKKVIISAPAKGDIATFVLGVNENAYNKSKHHIVSNASCTTNCIAPVVKVLMENFGVKKGLMTTIHSYTNDQCILDLPHSDLRRARAAALSMIPTTTGAAKAVGLVIPELKGKLDGLAMRVPTPTVSIVDVVVQVEKPALKEDVNNALRSAANGKLKGILGFTDEPLVSIDFKKCPLSSIVDTEQTFCIGDMVKVLSWYDNEWGYSCRVVDLIKYMMK, encoded by the coding sequence ATGGCAATAAAGGTAGGTATTAATGGTTTTGGAAGGATAGGGCGCAACGTATTTAGATCGGCGATTGAGGGCAAGGTCAAAGACATAGAATTTGTGGCGGTCAATGATTTGACGGATGCCAAGACCCTGGCCCATCTTTTAAAGTACGATTCAAATTTCGGCATTTTTCCTTCAAACGTAAGCGTTGAGTCAGACGCTATAGTCGTTGACGGAAAAAAACTTCAGGTATTCGCGCAGAAAGACCCCGCGCAAATCCCCTGGGGCAAACTCGGCGTTGATGTCGTGCTTGAATCCACGGGCATTTTTCGTGATGCCGAAAAAACACAGAAGCATATTGCCGCGGGCGCGAAAAAAGTTATTATATCAGCCCCGGCCAAAGGTGATATCGCGACATTTGTTTTAGGCGTTAATGAGAACGCCTACAATAAGTCAAAGCATCATATAGTATCAAACGCTTCATGCACCACAAACTGCATAGCGCCTGTCGTCAAGGTCCTTATGGAGAATTTCGGAGTAAAGAAAGGCCTTATGACGACTATACATTCTTATACTAATGATCAGTGCATATTAGACCTGCCTCACAGCGACCTAAGGCGCGCGCGCGCGGCCGCTTTGTCAATGATACCGACTACAACAGGCGCGGCCAAGGCTGTAGGCCTTGTCATCCCTGAACTTAAAGGAAAGCTTGACGGACTTGCCATGAGGGTGCCTACTCCGACGGTTTCTATCGTTGACGTGGTTGTGCAGGTAGAAAAGCCCGCGCTGAAAGAAGATGTCAATAATGCCTTAAGAAGCGCGGCTAATGGCAAATTAAAAGGCATACTTGGTTTTACCGACGAGCCGCTGGTATCCATAGACTTTAAAAAATGCCCGTTATCGTCCATTGTTGATACGGAGCAGACGTTCTGCATAGGGGACATGGTTAAGGTATTGTCGTGGTATGACAACGAATGGGGTTATTCCTGCAGGGTTGTTGACCTGATTAAGTATATGATGAAATGA